In Halorientalis sp. LT38, a genomic segment contains:
- a CDS encoding tRNA uridine(34) 5-carboxymethylaminomethyl modification radical SAM/GNAT enzyme Elp3 yields MSTETSDPTDTEAFEQVCEELVSRILAGELERDEVESAKLEVCSEYSAPKVPKNSELLDYAPLERREELEEVLRRKPVRTASGVSPVAIMTSPERCPHGKCLYCPGGPDSEFSSAQSYTGHEPAAARGKQNDYDPYGQVTLRLEQLREIGHPVDKVELILMGGTMTARSHDYQEWFVKRALEAMNDYDADAQPEPAEGESFAESPEAYEFSYLEDVVAENETGDVRNIATTFETKPDWCDPEQIDRMLDLGGTKVEVGVQTTFERINREMHRGHGVQDAIDANRRLRDSGFKVGFHMMPGQPGMSREMCLEDFRRIFEDAEWRPDFLKIYPTLIVEGTATYDMYHRGEFEPLGNEDAAELVAEIKSMIPEYTRLQRVQRDIPADFIEGGVWKSNLRQLARQRMDEHGWTCDCIRCREVGMNDEEPERVELQEMEYEAGGGTEHFLSFEDPDKGLLIGFCRVRFPNDPVRRELQDAAVVRELHVYGSQVGVGSEPRSGSESASGEQPRAGGGDQHQHRGYGRRLLERAEELAVENGFEKLSVLSGIGVRQYYREKLDYYQDGPYVSKRL; encoded by the coding sequence ATGAGCACGGAGACGTCCGACCCGACCGACACGGAGGCGTTCGAGCAGGTCTGTGAGGAGCTGGTGAGCCGCATCCTCGCGGGCGAACTCGAACGCGACGAGGTCGAGTCGGCCAAGCTCGAGGTCTGTTCGGAGTACTCCGCGCCGAAGGTCCCCAAGAACTCCGAGCTGCTGGATTACGCACCCCTCGAACGCCGGGAGGAACTGGAGGAGGTCCTCCGGCGCAAGCCAGTCCGGACCGCCTCGGGCGTCTCCCCCGTCGCGATCATGACCTCGCCCGAGCGGTGTCCCCACGGGAAGTGTCTCTACTGCCCCGGTGGGCCGGATTCGGAGTTCTCCAGCGCCCAGAGCTACACGGGCCACGAGCCGGCGGCCGCCCGCGGGAAGCAGAACGACTACGATCCCTACGGGCAGGTCACGCTCCGGCTCGAACAGTTGCGAGAGATCGGCCACCCGGTCGACAAGGTCGAACTCATCCTCATGGGCGGGACGATGACCGCACGGAGCCACGACTACCAGGAGTGGTTCGTCAAGCGCGCACTGGAGGCGATGAACGACTACGACGCCGACGCCCAGCCCGAACCCGCCGAGGGCGAGAGCTTCGCCGAGTCTCCCGAGGCGTACGAGTTCAGCTACCTCGAGGACGTCGTCGCCGAGAACGAGACCGGCGACGTGCGCAACATCGCGACGACCTTCGAGACCAAGCCCGACTGGTGTGACCCCGAACAGATCGACCGGATGCTCGACCTGGGCGGGACGAAGGTCGAGGTGGGCGTCCAGACCACCTTCGAGCGGATCAACCGCGAGATGCACCGCGGCCACGGCGTGCAGGACGCCATCGACGCCAACCGCCGCCTTCGCGACTCGGGGTTCAAGGTCGGCTTCCACATGATGCCGGGCCAGCCCGGGATGTCCAGGGAGATGTGTCTGGAGGACTTCCGCCGCATCTTCGAGGACGCCGAGTGGCGGCCGGACTTCCTCAAGATCTACCCCACCCTCATCGTCGAGGGGACGGCCACCTACGACATGTACCACCGCGGGGAGTTCGAGCCGCTGGGCAACGAGGACGCGGCCGAACTGGTCGCCGAGATCAAGTCGATGATCCCCGAGTACACGCGCCTCCAGCGCGTCCAGCGGGACATCCCCGCGGACTTCATCGAGGGCGGCGTCTGGAAGTCCAACCTCCGCCAGCTGGCCCGCCAGCGGATGGACGAGCACGGCTGGACCTGCGACTGCATCCGCTGTCGCGAGGTGGGGATGAACGACGAGGAACCCGAGCGCGTCGAGTTACAGGAGATGGAATACGAGGCCGGGGGCGGCACCGAGCACTTCCTCTCCTTCGAGGACCCCGACAAGGGCCTCCTGATCGGGTTCTGTCGGGTCCGGTTCCCGAACGACCCCGTGCGGCGGGAGTTGCAGGACGCCGCCGTCGTGCGCGAACTCCACGTCTACGGGAGTCAGGTGGGAGTGGGGAGCGAGCCGCGGAGCGGCTCGGAAAGCGCGAGCGGCGAGCAGCCGCGAGCGGGCGGCGGCGATCAGCACCAGCACCGCGGCTACGGCCGGCGACTGCTGGAGCGGGCCGAGGAACTGGCGGTCGAGAACGGGTTCGAGAAGCTCTCGGTGCTCTCCGGGATCGGCGTCCGGCAGTACTACCGGGAGAAGCTGGACTACTACCAGGACGGTCCCTACGTGTCGAAGCGGCTGTAG
- a CDS encoding NAD(P)/FAD-dependent oxidoreductase, whose product MGEAIAIVGAGAAGAGVAYALRDADASVTVFEKSGGVSGRAATRRAEGCHYDYGANYVKADDDRVADLVTEELDADGLVDVTDPVWVFDGDGSVSEGRDADDHKWTYAEGISQLGTRVFDATDATIETGTRVTEPVREGGGWRLYGADGEDLGRFDAVVLTPPAPQTADLLGNANWEHELCRELREAVAVVPYRTIVSAVLHYQFELDRPYYALVNTDDDHDVGWVSREECKAGHVPDGECLLIVQMSPDWSVAHYDDEDAALTAAAAERVASLLDDERLGDPGWTDLQRWRYALPDDGVDTEAVERATDHGLYVAGDWVAGEARVHAALRQGLETGDSIADRSGG is encoded by the coding sequence ATGGGCGAAGCCATCGCGATCGTCGGCGCCGGCGCCGCGGGCGCGGGCGTCGCGTACGCGCTCAGGGACGCTGACGCCTCTGTGACGGTCTTCGAGAAGAGCGGAGGCGTCTCCGGGCGGGCGGCCACGCGACGGGCCGAGGGGTGTCACTACGACTACGGGGCCAACTACGTCAAGGCCGACGACGACCGGGTGGCCGACCTGGTGACCGAGGAACTCGACGCGGACGGACTGGTCGACGTCACCGACCCGGTCTGGGTGTTCGACGGCGACGGGTCGGTCTCCGAGGGCCGCGACGCCGACGACCACAAGTGGACCTACGCCGAGGGGATCTCGCAACTGGGGACGCGAGTCTTCGACGCCACCGACGCCACGATCGAGACCGGCACTCGCGTGACCGAACCCGTCCGCGAGGGCGGCGGTTGGCGACTCTACGGCGCCGACGGTGAAGATCTGGGGCGGTTCGACGCCGTCGTGCTGACGCCGCCGGCGCCCCAGACGGCGGACCTGCTCGGGAACGCGAACTGGGAACACGAGCTCTGTCGCGAACTGCGCGAGGCGGTCGCCGTCGTCCCCTACCGGACGATCGTCTCGGCCGTCCTGCACTACCAGTTCGAGCTGGATCGGCCCTACTACGCCCTCGTGAACACCGACGACGACCACGACGTCGGCTGGGTCTCCCGCGAGGAGTGCAAGGCCGGCCACGTTCCCGACGGCGAGTGCCTGCTGATCGTCCAGATGAGCCCCGACTGGTCGGTGGCACACTACGACGACGAGGACGCGGCGCTCACCGCGGCCGCCGCCGAGCGCGTCGCGAGCCTCCTCGACGACGAGCGACTCGGCGATCCGGGCTGGACGGATCTGCAGCGCTGGCGGTACGCGCTTCCCGACGACGGGGTGGACACGGAGGCAGTCGAGCGCGCGACCGACCACGGGCTCTACGTCGCCGGCGACTGGGTCGCCGGCGAGGCGCGCGTCCACGCCGCCCTCCGCCAGGGCCTCGAGACGGGCGACTCGATCGCCGACCGATCGGGTGGCTGA
- a CDS encoding Re/Si-specific NAD(P)(+) transhydrogenase subunit alpha: protein MAPTPGRTGERDGQCSIDRHDAGAFDVIVGVPTETAADERRVALVPSVAGELVDAGHEVCVAAGAGERATFADEQYEAEGCEIVEDREAVFERADVLFQVTGLGANDAETDPYTDGQIVVGLLGPYDVEDDTLADLADRDVSAFALELMPRISRAQSMDALSSQASLGGYHATLLAAEALPKMFPMEMTAAGTIKPAEVFVIGAGVAGLKAIATAERLGASTKGHDVRLEVKREVESLGADFVELELPTEESGDAEGYAVEMGEEFYAEQRKQMERVVPESDVLITTAAIPGRPAPEIVTTEMIEEMDAGSVVVDLAAETGGNCEPTEAGETVEVDGVSVHGPTDLPSRVAHTASSQYANNLQNFLDNLSDEDGEIDFDFEDEIVDSTLLTHDGTVRNPHLDDEPDETDEDADGDDAAAADGDGGDADAE from the coding sequence GTGGCGCCCACGCCGGGTCGCACAGGTGAACGCGATGGGCAGTGTTCGATCGACCGACACGACGCGGGGGCGTTCGACGTGATCGTCGGCGTTCCGACCGAGACGGCCGCGGACGAGCGCCGAGTGGCGCTCGTCCCGTCGGTGGCGGGCGAACTGGTCGACGCGGGCCACGAGGTCTGCGTCGCGGCCGGCGCCGGCGAGCGGGCGACCTTCGCGGACGAACAGTACGAGGCGGAGGGCTGCGAGATCGTCGAGGACCGCGAGGCCGTCTTCGAGCGAGCGGACGTGCTCTTCCAGGTCACCGGCCTCGGCGCGAACGACGCCGAGACGGACCCCTACACCGATGGGCAGATCGTCGTCGGCCTGCTCGGCCCCTACGACGTCGAGGACGACACGCTCGCGGATCTGGCAGACCGGGACGTCAGCGCCTTCGCGCTCGAACTGATGCCGCGGATCAGCCGCGCCCAGAGCATGGACGCGCTGTCCTCGCAGGCGAGTCTGGGCGGCTACCATGCGACGCTCCTGGCAGCGGAGGCCTTGCCCAAGATGTTCCCGATGGAGATGACCGCCGCGGGCACGATCAAGCCCGCAGAGGTGTTCGTCATCGGCGCGGGCGTCGCCGGGCTGAAGGCGATCGCGACCGCCGAACGCCTCGGCGCGTCGACCAAGGGCCACGACGTTCGCCTCGAGGTCAAACGCGAGGTCGAGAGCCTCGGCGCGGACTTCGTCGAACTCGAACTCCCAACCGAGGAATCGGGCGACGCGGAGGGCTACGCCGTCGAGATGGGCGAGGAGTTCTACGCCGAACAGCGCAAACAGATGGAGCGGGTCGTGCCGGAGTCGGACGTCCTGATCACGACGGCCGCGATCCCCGGCCGGCCGGCGCCCGAGATCGTCACGACCGAGATGATCGAGGAGATGGACGCGGGCTCGGTGGTCGTCGACCTGGCCGCCGAGACCGGCGGCAACTGCGAACCGACGGAGGCCGGCGAGACGGTCGAGGTCGACGGCGTCTCGGTTCACGGCCCGACGGATCTCCCCTCGCGGGTCGCTCACACCGCGAGCAGCCAGTACGCGAACAACCTGCAGAACTTCCTCGACAACCTCAGTGACGAGGACGGCGAGATCGACTTCGACTTCGAGGACGAGATCGTCGATTCGACGCTGCTCACACACGATGGCACGGTACGCAACCCACACCTCGACGACGAACCGGACGAGACGGACGAGGACGCCGACGGCGACGACGCGGCAGCCGCAGACGGTGACGGAGGTGACGCCGATGCGGAGTGA
- a CDS encoding NAD(P) transhydrogenase subunit alpha produces the protein MTFVQNLTLFVLAAFVGYEIITKIPTNLHTPLMSGANAISGITLLGSIVVAGSGSTGLATGLGFVAVVMATINVVGGYLVSHSMLKQFSGGRN, from the coding sequence ATGACGTTCGTCCAGAACCTGACGCTGTTCGTCCTCGCGGCCTTCGTCGGCTACGAGATCATCACGAAGATTCCGACGAACCTGCACACGCCGCTGATGTCCGGCGCCAACGCGATTTCGGGCATCACGCTGCTCGGGTCGATCGTCGTCGCCGGGTCCGGATCGACGGGGCTCGCGACGGGCCTGGGCTTCGTCGCGGTCGTCATGGCGACCATCAACGTCGTCGGCGGCTACCTGGTGAGTCACTCTATGTTGAAGCAGTTCAGCGGAGGGAGGAACTAG